GAAAAGATGAACTATATCGATTTGAAAATACAAATACGGGAGTTGATCAAGAACGATTTTGACCGCAAGGTTTTAACGGAAGTCTTAATGGACCTTAGGAAAGATGTTTCCGGAAATACAAGAGATGAACTATTCCATATCTATCAGGATTTGGAACTGCATAAGGACGCTTACGAAAAGCTAAAGAGCTGGCGTTGGGAGGTGGTTTCTAAAGGCATATTTGAACTTACCCAAATGAACGTCGTAGAATCCTACGGACTCATCACTAAATTCATAAACGATAAACGACCAACCATAAGAAAACAGGCAGAATTGGCCGCCGTTACCCTAAAGGAAGAGGGTATTTCATTTTATCTGGACCATACAAAGTTTAAGATTTCGGAATGGCAGCAATTAAAATTATTGGATGTAGTTCGAAATAAGGAAGATTTCATTCCACCGCCCTTCCGCCTATGGCTTACCTCCAAGAACAACTACGTGGTCCTATTTGCCCTAAGGTTGATCAAACATTACAACCAGAATGATGCTAGTTCCTCTTTAATAGAATTGGTAAAACATAGAAATAGTCATATCAAGAAAGAAGCCATCCATTGCATACGTGAGTTTAATGTCACCGATGCCTTGCCTACAATGAAAGCAGTATTCCGAAAATGCAGTACGGATGTTAAGATGTCCATCTTGGATACGATAGCGCAAATTGGAAGTAAATCCGATGTCGATTTTCTTACGTCGGTTCAGCAAAAAGAATCTGGCTTCACCATTAAAAGCAAAGCTCTAAGCGCGCTCAACACTATTACACCCGAATCTATTTTACCGTCAAAAGATGTAGAGGAGACAGAGGATTGGGAAGTGGTCGAAAATATGCAAGAGCAAACAAAATCAAAGGAACTACCTACTGAAACTTTTGATGAAGTTAATGACAATATTGAAGAGGCCATAGCTATTGATAATTTGGAAGTGATTGCTGAAGTTGTAGATAATGCCCCGGTAGATAAAGAGATAACAAGTTCGGAATCAAATCTGCATGAAATTGACATGACTTTCTTGCCGATTGTGCTGGATGAGGAAAAGACGGAGTCCAGAACTCCAATCGCGTCAGAAATCGAGCCTAATGAAAAAACCACTTCATTCAATGACCTGGATGTTATCTCTGAGGAAATATGCATTGAAACAATTCCACCAACCATAAATATTGACTTTCTTCCATTGATTGTTGAACAAGAGGAGACCATAGTCCCCGAGCTTAGGGAGTATAAAATAGTCTACGAAGAAGTTTTGGATGTACCTCATTTCGATATTAGAACCGTAGATTTTGATAAAGACAAAGAAGATGATCAGACGGTACAAGATGACGTTCCAAGACCAATGTGTATTGCTGATATAGATGTTGCAAGTTTAGTTGAAATGGAGGTTGATTGCGAAGAAATAAGACCAGAACAGATTGGCGAAGAGCAAGTCATAGAGATAGATTGGTCAAACGCATTTTCTAACAAAGCGCCATTAGAAATTTCATCACTCATTGAAATGACTACTGAAGTCGAGATCAATGCCATTGAAAAAAATAAAAATGATTTAAACATACCTAGGGCAGCGTTTTACGAGAACGGAGTGTTAGAAACTATGGTCCTTCTGGAAAATATTTCGGAATTGGGTGACCACAGAGAAATACCGTTCTTGAAGCATTTATATGAGACCGAAAGTTCAATCGATGTTCGGGAAAGAATTTCAGAATTAATCGAACGTTTTAAAGAGGAATACCAAGGAATTGAATACTTCAAAATCACACAATTTGAGGCAGTGGATAGTGTTTTTAATGAGCTAATGGAAAGGGGCGATTTAGAATCCAAACTAATTCTATTACAAGAAATAATAGCGGTGGGTGATGAAAAGGAAATTCCCCTATTGCGGTTAATGATCCAATCTGATGATGCCATCATTCGTAAAAAAGCGACTTCTGCATTAAAAAAATTAATGGAACGCTTGGCATCTGAACATAGTCAGGAAATTGATAACAAAGCTGTAGGGAGCGGATTGGAACAGTCGGATATTTTTGAGGTAGATTTTGAACTACAAAAATCAAAACCACTGGCTAAAAGCAAATACGGATCGGCTAGCAGTGATACCAACGGTAATACACTGTTCGACCATCTGTGCTCCATGTCTAGCAAACTTTACGATAAATTTAATGGGTAGCGGAGTCTTTGATATCGTACTGGAGTACATAAACATCGTTTTTCTGGTGTTTACGGTGATCCTGTTTACCATGTTCACGGCCATGGGATACCTCTCCACCAGAAATTCTATCCATTACCGTAACAAGAATAGTTTTGGGGACATGTCCAAACTAATGGCATCACCTTTGGCACCCAGTATTACTATCATTGCACCTGCCTATAACGAAGGTATGACCATTGTGGAAAATATTCGTTCCCTAATGTCCTTGCGCTATGTGAACTATGAAGTAATGGTGGTTAATGACGGTAGTAAGGATGATACGCTTCAAAAAATGATTGACGCTTATGACCTCGTTAAGATAGAACAGGAAATTGATCCAGAATGGAGATCAAAACCCATACGTGGAATTTATAAATCACCGCATAAGGCATTTTCAAAATTAACGGTCATAGATAAGGAGAACGGGGGCAAGTCCGATGCATTGAATACCGGTATGGCACTTTCCACGAACCAATATGTGGGTTGTATAGATGTGGATTGTTTGCTTTTGCCCGATGCCTTGCTGCATGTGGTGAAATCGTTCTTTCAGCGGTCCGAGAAAAGAGTAATTGCCGTTGGTGGTGTTATTCGAGTGGCTAATTCATGCGTTATCCAGGGTGGACAATTGGAGGAAATCAGACTTCCAACGAACTGGTTGGCAAGGTTTCAGCTTTTGGAGTATACACGCAGCTTTATTCTAGGCCGTATGGCATGGGGAAGAATAGACAGCTTACTCATTATATCGGGAGCCTTTGGTTTTTTTGATCGTGAAATAGCTTTGGCCGTTGATGGCTATGACACCAATACTGTCGGTGAGGATATGGAAATCGTTTTTAAGATGAGACGGTACATGCACGAGCGGAAACTGCCCTACACCGTAGAATATATCCCAGACCCTTTATGTTGGACAGAGGTTCCGGAGGATACCAAAATCTTAATAAATCAGAGAGATCGTTGGGCTCGGGGTAACTTGGAAACATTGTACAAGCATAAGGACATGTTCTTTAACCCCAAGTTTGGACGTTTGGGAATGTTAAGTTACCCGTACTGGTTCTTTTATGAATGGTTGGCACCTATCCTGGAATTTTTCGGTTTTTTCACCATTATACTTTTTTACTGGCTAGGAATTTTGAATTGGGACTTTTTCGTGGCCATTACGGCCACCGTATATGTGTTTTCCATTATGTTCTCGTTCTATGCCATTCTATGGGACGTTTATTCATACAACGAATACAAAAAGACCAAGGACATACTTATACTTATGTTCTGCGCTATTATTGAACCCGTAACGTTCCATCCGCTAGTCGTGTGGTCCGCTATAAGGGGTAATTATAAAAAATTATTTAAGGTAAAATCCGGGTGGGGATCGCAGGTCCGCAAAGGATTTGCCAAGGCAACGTAGAGATGCACGAGATACAAGACATAAAAATTGACCCTAGGTCCAAGAAATTGAAGGATTTTATTCCTTTGGTTATTTCCTTCTTTTTGGGGTTGGTGGTTTTGTCCGTATATCAAAATACGTCATTATATTTTTCTGGGGTTCTGGATAGTATTGTGAACAAGAGTTTTTTTATCCTACTGTTGCATCATTTAGGGTTTGCATCGGTATGTGCACTATTCCTAGCTTTCCTTTTTAATATTTTAGAGAACTGGAGACCAGGCAAAGGATTTTTAACCGTAAAAATCATCATTGGCATACTCTTGCTTGTTGAGGTGGTTCTCGTTAATTATTACGTGAGGAACTATGAGGTACTTGGCGCCAATTTTTCGGGATGGTCAAGTTTAAGTGGGACAAGGAATTCATTTTTTCAGGTAATAGGCATCTTAACACTGTGCATACTGGTAACTCATTATAGTTACAAGTACATCACATCGTTTTACCGACTTATCAGTAGGATGTACCCATTTACAATCATATTATTCAGTCTATTTCTCGCTACCCTGTACTCTGAAAAAAAAGCTGTTAATGAAAATAAGACCCAACACCTATTGGAGCGCATTGGTAAAAATCTATTCGATACCAATGTTTATGAAGGTGATGCTGAATATCCGTTGTTAAAGGAGACCGACTATACGACTGACCTGCACAAATACTTCCATTTAAAATCGGACAGACCATCCATAAAGATAATCGTGGTAAACGGGTTGGGTAGTTCCTTTGTTAATGAAGGCGGTGCGTATATCAATTTTATGCCTTATCTGTCGTCCCTAAAAACAGAATCCCTCTATTGGAACAATTTCTTGAGCAATACAGGTGAAGACCATGGGGCATTACCCTCTATCGTTGGATCCTTACCTTTTGGTCAAAATGGGTTTACACATATAAATGAGCTGGTACACAGGAATACGTTATACAGTATTCTACAAAAAAATGGCTATCTGACATCCTTTGCCTATGGAGGCAATAGTGCACTTAATGCCTATGATAAATTTCTGTACGAGGAAGGGGTAGAGCAAATTTTGGACAAAAATGCTTTTGGTAAAGAATATACAATGCAAACTGAGGATGCAGCGGGTATTTCACTTGGATATCCGGATAAGCAACTTTTTAAAAAGTATCATTCGAATATGTCGTCAGATACCATTCCTAGTTTAGATGTTTTGGTAACCCTAAGTACCAAGGAGCCCTATCAAATACCGATGATGGAGCATTATTTGGAAAAGGTAGGGCTCAGCTTGTCAAATTCAAGATTTGGTGGGAGGACAAAACGAATAATCAATAAAAACGCAGCCCTATTTGCAAGCTTCCTATATACGGATGAGGCTATTGAAGAATTTATGGCCGCCGAGCAAAATCTTTCCAGTTATGACAATACGATTTACATCATCACAGGAAGTCATCATGCTACGGACCTACCACAGGAGAATACGCTCTCCCGTTACAGGGTCCCATTAATAATTTACAGCCCTCTACTAAAATCAGAGCAGGTTTTTAATGAAGTTGCTTCCCATGCGGACATCGTACCTACCTTACTTTCCTTGCTAGACAAGCAATACGGCATTGATGCACCAAAAGATGTGGCGTGGTTGGGTAGTGGTTTACAGGCACAAAAGAATCTCTTTAATAAAAAGCAAATCCCATTATTAAGAAGCACGAATAATATTCAGGATTATATCGATGGTTCTCATTTTTTAACGGACGGTGATGTATACGAGCTTGATCAAGATTTAAAATTTCTAGAGGCCGAAGAAGACAGTGAAATAGAGGCGATCAAAAAAAGTTTTGACCAGTTTAAGGCCATTAATGCCTATGTCACCACAGAAGATAAAATTCTCCCAAAGGATATTTCACTTATCACTTATACTGAAAATACGTTTACAAAGGAGCAAGAAATATGGATTCAGAGTGTGTTTAATGGACAAAACTTTGACGAAGCCTATGGTACGGCTCGTAGGCTGGCCCTGGATAATGATTGGAGCAGGTCTTTGTTGCTCTGCAAGTATATTTTAAGTGAAATCCCTAGACATGCCGACACAGAAATTTTAATGGGTAGACTCTATGCCTGGCAAGAAAACTATGAGAAATCCATATCGATTCTCGAAAAGGTTGTACAGAAATATCCAGACTATGAGGATGGTTATTGTGCGCTTTTGGATGCTTATTATTGGGCAGATAAGGATGAAAACGTCTTTTGGATAAAAGAATCTGTTGCAAAACATAAATTAACTCAGGACCTTTTAACGGAGAAGATTGAACGTTCGTTGCAAAAGGTTCAAGAAAAAAGAACCCAAGAATTACAAGAAGCTGTGAAAGAGGATAAAGGTGCAGTGGTCAAAAACAATACGAAATGAATCCTAGAAAAATAGTTTCCTTATTATTGATTTTCTGGATGTGCATTTCCAATGCCCAAGAAATAGCCTATTCTGGAGATCCAGATGCTTCCTTTCTTGCCGCACGAGATTTGGCATTTGCGGGAGAGCGGCAAATTGCCAGGGATACCTTAAGGCAAATTCTTGCTGTATATCCGGAGTATACGGATGTTCGGTGTCTTTTGGCCAAGACCTATAGTTGGGACAACGAATTTGAAGAGGCCCGCCTGCAGTTCAACAGAATTACAAGTGAAGACAAGAATAATAAGGATGTTTGGATTGGAGCCATAAAGAACGAACAATATGCAAAAAACTTCCATATTGCCCTAGGGCTTTGCAATAAGGCACTCATCTATTTAGAGGACGATTCCGAGCTTTTGAACTTAAAAGCTCAAATCTTAGAACAAATAGAGGCCCAACAACTACTTCAAAATGTTTTGAAGGAAACCAAAATTGAGGACCCAACGACCCAAGCCATAACCCTCTACACTCAAGGTGAGGTTTTTGACGAGCAGCTAGACCCAATGTATTACGGGGCACTAGAGTACAAAAAAGAAGCGAGTTGGGGCGTGTTGATTCCGAGATTAAATTTCAACCGTCGCTTCAATATCAACGGAGTACAGGCAGAGGTGGATGCATATCCGAGGTTTAATAAAACCCTTAGTGGCTACATAAATTATGGTTATTCCGCCTCTCAGATATTTCCC
This sequence is a window from Maribacter aestuarii. Protein-coding genes within it:
- a CDS encoding glycosyltransferase family 2 protein, with protein sequence MGSGVFDIVLEYINIVFLVFTVILFTMFTAMGYLSTRNSIHYRNKNSFGDMSKLMASPLAPSITIIAPAYNEGMTIVENIRSLMSLRYVNYEVMVVNDGSKDDTLQKMIDAYDLVKIEQEIDPEWRSKPIRGIYKSPHKAFSKLTVIDKENGGKSDALNTGMALSTNQYVGCIDVDCLLLPDALLHVVKSFFQRSEKRVIAVGGVIRVANSCVIQGGQLEEIRLPTNWLARFQLLEYTRSFILGRMAWGRIDSLLIISGAFGFFDREIALAVDGYDTNTVGEDMEIVFKMRRYMHERKLPYTVEYIPDPLCWTEVPEDTKILINQRDRWARGNLETLYKHKDMFFNPKFGRLGMLSYPYWFFYEWLAPILEFFGFFTIILFYWLGILNWDFFVAITATVYVFSIMFSFYAILWDVYSYNEYKKTKDILILMFCAIIEPVTFHPLVVWSAIRGNYKKLFKVKSGWGSQVRKGFAKAT
- a CDS encoding sulfatase-like hydrolase/transferase, with product MHEIQDIKIDPRSKKLKDFIPLVISFFLGLVVLSVYQNTSLYFSGVLDSIVNKSFFILLLHHLGFASVCALFLAFLFNILENWRPGKGFLTVKIIIGILLLVEVVLVNYYVRNYEVLGANFSGWSSLSGTRNSFFQVIGILTLCILVTHYSYKYITSFYRLISRMYPFTIILFSLFLATLYSEKKAVNENKTQHLLERIGKNLFDTNVYEGDAEYPLLKETDYTTDLHKYFHLKSDRPSIKIIVVNGLGSSFVNEGGAYINFMPYLSSLKTESLYWNNFLSNTGEDHGALPSIVGSLPFGQNGFTHINELVHRNTLYSILQKNGYLTSFAYGGNSALNAYDKFLYEEGVEQILDKNAFGKEYTMQTEDAAGISLGYPDKQLFKKYHSNMSSDTIPSLDVLVTLSTKEPYQIPMMEHYLEKVGLSLSNSRFGGRTKRIINKNAALFASFLYTDEAIEEFMAAEQNLSSYDNTIYIITGSHHATDLPQENTLSRYRVPLIIYSPLLKSEQVFNEVASHADIVPTLLSLLDKQYGIDAPKDVAWLGSGLQAQKNLFNKKQIPLLRSTNNIQDYIDGSHFLTDGDVYELDQDLKFLEAEEDSEIEAIKKSFDQFKAINAYVTTEDKILPKDISLITYTENTFTKEQEIWIQSVFNGQNFDEAYGTARRLALDNDWSRSLLLCKYILSEIPRHADTEILMGRLYAWQENYEKSISILEKVVQKYPDYEDGYCALLDAYYWADKDENVFWIKESVAKHKLTQDLLTEKIERSLQKVQEKRTQELQEAVKEDKGAVVKNNTK
- a CDS encoding HEAT repeat domain-containing protein; translation: MSITPKTYKINALLSAPKIDTDLLWGLSALFVLLALIYFVSVFYFRNKISRKGRKVKEKKKELSPMISEFLFYDQSANKSEKMNYIDLKIQIRELIKNDFDRKVLTEVLMDLRKDVSGNTRDELFHIYQDLELHKDAYEKLKSWRWEVVSKGIFELTQMNVVESYGLITKFINDKRPTIRKQAELAAVTLKEEGISFYLDHTKFKISEWQQLKLLDVVRNKEDFIPPPFRLWLTSKNNYVVLFALRLIKHYNQNDASSSLIELVKHRNSHIKKEAIHCIREFNVTDALPTMKAVFRKCSTDVKMSILDTIAQIGSKSDVDFLTSVQQKESGFTIKSKALSALNTITPESILPSKDVEETEDWEVVENMQEQTKSKELPTETFDEVNDNIEEAIAIDNLEVIAEVVDNAPVDKEITSSESNLHEIDMTFLPIVLDEEKTESRTPIASEIEPNEKTTSFNDLDVISEEICIETIPPTINIDFLPLIVEQEETIVPELREYKIVYEEVLDVPHFDIRTVDFDKDKEDDQTVQDDVPRPMCIADIDVASLVEMEVDCEEIRPEQIGEEQVIEIDWSNAFSNKAPLEISSLIEMTTEVEINAIEKNKNDLNIPRAAFYENGVLETMVLLENISELGDHREIPFLKHLYETESSIDVRERISELIERFKEEYQGIEYFKITQFEAVDSVFNELMERGDLESKLILLQEIIAVGDEKEIPLLRLMIQSDDAIIRKKATSALKKLMERLASEHSQEIDNKAVGSGLEQSDIFEVDFELQKSKPLAKSKYGSASSDTNGNTLFDHLCSMSSKLYDKFNG
- a CDS encoding YaiO family outer membrane beta-barrel protein, with translation MNPRKIVSLLLIFWMCISNAQEIAYSGDPDASFLAARDLAFAGERQIARDTLRQILAVYPEYTDVRCLLAKTYSWDNEFEEARLQFNRITSEDKNNKDVWIGAIKNEQYAKNFHIALGLCNKALIYLEDDSELLNLKAQILEQIEAQQLLQNVLKETKIEDPTTQAITLYTQGEVFDEQLDPMYYGALEYKKEASWGVLIPRLNFNRRFNINGVQAEVDAYPRFNKTLSGYINYGYSASQIFPRHRIGGEVLKELPKAMEVSLGFRHLSFDTDDATILTGTFGIYRGNYYAVVRPYIIPDSRKGLGVSGNLLVRRYLKDGNNFLGMNLVYGFDTELNQFIVDGELLAETLLYLEAQRFRLEYQFSNGDGNNLYKANIGVNRQELAFSSGNFFLSVTAGLAYSIKFR